From Drosophila yakuba strain Tai18E2 chromosome 2L, Prin_Dyak_Tai18E2_2.1, whole genome shotgun sequence, one genomic window encodes:
- the LOC6527258 gene encoding kinesin-like protein KIN-7I isoform X1: MTAKNASSIMACVRVRPCEPGLTSLWQVKEGRSIQLVDSHADPCVFDYVFDEGANNQEVFDRMARHIVHACMQGFNGTIFAYGQTSSGKTYTMMGDGQNPGVMVLAAKEIFQQISSETERDFLLRVGYIEIYNEKIYDLLNKKNQDLKIHESGNGIVNVNCEECIITSEEDLLRLLCMGNNTLGETNMNKRSSRSHVIFRIIIESRKSDPSDDDTVVQSVLSLVDLAGSEQVDQAGGHGCASSLRNLVKSLSENIDSKPISFRESKITRIMQPSLGGNVLTSVICTITPSVVEDSISTLNFAMCAKNIWCKPQVCKMDSENTMMRRLDRGIKMQKEKLAKEERKKESQLVLQALESSIKRDMLKIISSASLRDNRLQKRRRTWTLSASGSEGETPAPALTVPEESRLPRPSKLTNLPKPTFFNKTTHSQRREIAPKTNSIHPSLKEELSQTNNTDSKLCRPKQLESEAASSIPSLVNQMPKMYPESVTNCDALQIEISALTASNQVAKETIQKYQEQVEGLTATIERLEMEKRESANLGEQLAKSKHMEAELLSVLSEKETTIDSLQLSLKELSRDVLRNSKEDHMRSMCPELESSCERICNKCLELERLLPLADATGVESIACQCDQLRSEIAATRIKLESVQSAFSQAHCEVSQKTTDCERLSRQISTAQDDFGQLQEKYNNLEHKWMSQQLAIENMQADYNAIQQKYLKLLDQYQYLGRTSDEQSQQLQDENTKLQAEIETLKARVEEAQRKLLEASNPDTHSVELTVQNQELKQRLTELQMKFNEIQQNYDCLSNQLMESIQEGDILREELKQRTTSFDLESMKSSGVGTECSDPENDLDCDLLQQFTELSESIQEIEFVDYSGGRRLFRSNQAEQDQDVPSFKLCLEPAELIEGDGKQQNASDPVLLKGSLKRQRFQIVKITQNQDCIKEEDRQRDVIFQLEQEVAKKKNLIEEEKAVVNDLRVQMTNLEKTLLKKSEIVKKVDDYETQIETLKKQNAEIKILYEELRHKDAAKQERESQEVADLKTSLAELKNKVCDLQTELKDQLKLMQLKDGQISELQADIEEMSEHCSSMEKKLTELEEDANQKRNLLDCQAQASSDDHQLQGSGAKLEDCSIKKPIQEQTTLILEFESRIEQLEESLKRAKEELSFLEKRKTDEINSIQLEYMVKIETSENENRSKFRAYCLELEENKERYDSSVKTLEEQLLQASEKLASVKTQCQAELEAIKGSLQEKITQAEKDRTELVALHKAELEKIRETLKEKESSYKEKLSQALEEQERGICRLEVMRNTIAELLKTKSDQELEFEGIQMEKRQLEKLYDESLLQVEKLQRTIDQKSSEARAVVEEPKLLKASSNESINETPKKCEDLELLRWEKAELLSEIQKVHTQHSKTLKKLEEIEAEMITLTSQKELERCEIEEKLETFKSKEADLTEALHCAQLKLDAHDELMCQHERLKGFLLDSNELSANLQKKVERLDSELLASQKEISDQDSEIKKLRSELKHAIDANANARTAQLDLESQLKEVEENLSAQLVQFQREIADLKGSVDELQLKLKSLQEVKDNLESGNAELKGKLKQAQDLQNMVDKERKLNASLRDDLGKLEQTQTDLEEQLRVKQAEFDRRSKELSLELDRDQIGELTRECENLRCELEAQTNTFLKEKETLNLTISDLKLNKQELEEKLTILSEKDKSNSRLETEFASLLESSKENQAAIKAANNLNLELQKKVHDLTKECEILSSDLQSKDEAIQTQKELFDNSVSDLKKKNHTTKEKLTTLNRTLNEDCEKLRLTLKSKESDLRKNKQELEEKLALLNASNASNDRLSSQLASNEGAYKSLWEESIEQKVTMAAANKKSLEMEQKVDKLTREYEELRSTLKTREISFLSEKERMDDTISILLEDKRNLEEKLCSVTELLTKLQHELTASQTHKVNGGDVCFESSGSPTPGAVSASKKPLDRNPVGSVPRKSLSFETAVRKNRRMTAYDEHRKQSCWNEFRECGTMTDPVDSNCHCSQQSCTQRLSSDGSQNIEFKDTKSMGRHKN, from the exons ATGACTGCCAAGAACGCCAGCTCCATCATGGCGTGCGTCAGGGTGCGTCCCTGCGAGCCCGGACTCACTTCGCTCTGGCAGGTGAAGGAGGGCCGCTCCATCCAGTTGGTGGACAGCCACGCGGATCCCTGCGTCTTCG ACTATGTGTTCGACGAGGGCGCCAACAACCAGGAGGTGTTCGACCGGATGGCCAGGCACATAGTGCACGCCTGCATGCAGGGCTTCAACGGAACTATTTTTGCCTACGGCCAGACGTCGTCGG GCAAGACGTACACCATGATGGGCGACGGCCAGAACCCGGGCGTCATGGTGCTGGCCGCCAAGGAGATATTTCAGCAGATCTCCAGTGAGACGGAGCGGGACTTCCTGCTGCGCGTCGGCTACATCGAGATCTACAACGAGAAGATCTACGATCTGCTGAACAAGAAGAATCAGGACCTCAAAATCCACGAGTCCGGCAACGGGATTGTGAACGTGAACTGCGAGGAGTGTATCATAACCAGCGAGGAGGACCTCCTGCGCCTGCTCTGCATGGGCAACAACACTTTGGGCGAGACCAACATGAACAAGCGGTCCAGCCGTTCGCACGTCATCTTCAGGATA ATCATTGAGTCTCGAAAGTCGGACCCCAGCGATGACGACACCGTAGTTCAGAGCGTGCTCAGCCTCGTGGATCTGGCTGGATCAGAACAAGTGGACCAGGCGGGTGGCCACGGTTGCGCATCCAGCCTGCGCAACCTGGTTAAGAGCCTATCTGAGAACATAGACAGCAAGCCAATTAGCTTTCGCGAATCGAAAATCACGCGCATCATGCAGCCTTCACTGGGTGGAAATGTGTTGACCTCTGTCATCTGTACGATTACGCCATCGGTTGTGGAGGATTCGATATCCACACTAAATTTCGCCAtgtgtgccaaaaatatttggtgCAAACCGCAGGTCTGCAAGATGGACTCTGAAAACACGATGATGAGGCGACTGGATCGCGGGATCAAAATGCAGAAGGAAAAGCTTGCAAAGGAGGAGCGCAAGAAAGAGAGCCAGCTGGTATTGCAGGCTTTGGAAAGTAGTATCAAGCGCGACATGTTGAAGATAATTTCCAGCGCCTCGCTTAGAGACAATCGCCTCCAGAAGCGGCGTCGTACTTGGACTTTATCCGCCTCAGGCTCAGAAGGCGAAACTCCTGCTCCCGCATTGACTGTGCCAGAGGAGTCCCGTCTCCCGCGCCCATCGAAGTTGACCAACCTGCCGAAACCCACGTTTTTCAACAAAACCACTCATTCTCAACGGCGGGAGATTGCTCCCAAAACCAACAGCATTCATCCGTCGCTAAAGGAGGAATTATCTCAAACGAATAATACGGACAGTAAGCTTTGCCGGCCGAAACAGTTGGAAAGCGAGGCGGCGAGCAGTATTCCTTCATTAGTTAACCAGATGCCAAAAATGTATCCGGAGTCTGTTACAAA CTGCGATGCCCTGCAGATCGAGATCTCTGCTCTTACTGCATCCAACCAGGTAGCAAAGGAGACGATCCAGAAGTACCAGGAGCAAGTAGAGGGGCTAACGGCGACAATTGAGCGACTGGAGATGGAGAAACGCGAATCAGCGAATCTCGGGGAGCAATTGGCCAAGTCCAAGCACATGGAGGCAGAACTTCTCTCTGTTCTCTCCGAGAAAGAAACGACCATAGACAGCCTGCAACTGTCGCTTAAGGAGCTTTCTCGAGATGTGTTGCGAAACAGCAAGGAGGATCACATGCGATCCATGTGCCCCGAGCTCGAGTCCAGCTGCGAGCGAATATGCAACAAGTGTCTGGAGTTGGAGCGGCTACTGCCCCTAGCGGATGCCACGGGTGTGGAGTCAATCGCCTGCCAGTGCGATCAGCTGCGATCGGAAATTGCTGCCACCCGCATCAAGTTGGAAAGTGTGCAGTCTGCTTTCAGCCAAGCACACTGTGAGGTCTCACAGAAGACCACTGATTGCGAACGCCTCTCCAGACAGATATCCACCGCCCAGGATGATTTTGGTCAACTGCAGGAAAAGTACAACAATCTGGAGCATAAGTGGATGAGTCAACAGCTGGCCATTGAGAACATGCAGGCTGACTACAATGCTATACAGCAAAAGTACCTAAAGCTGCTGGATCAGTACCAGTATCTGGGACGCACATCGGATGAACAGagccagcagctgcaggacGAAAATACGAAACTGCAAGCAGAGATTGAAACTCTGAAGGCGCGAGTGGAGGAAGCCCAGCGCAAGCTTTTGGAAGCTTCCAATCCGGATACTCATTCCGTAGAGTTGACGGTACAAAATCAAGAGCTGAAGCAGCGCCTTACTGAGTTGCAGATGAAATTTAACGAGATCCAGCAGAATTACGACTGTCTATCTAACCAATTGATGGAAAGTATCCAAGAGGGCGATATACTCCGAGAGGAGCTCAAGCAGCGGACAACGAGCTTCGATTTGGAGTCCATGAAGAGTTCGGGTGTAGGCACTGAGTGCAGTGATCCGGAAAACGACTTGGACTGTGATCTGCTGCAGCAATTTACCGAGCTGTCGGAGTCCATCCAAGAGATTGAGTTCGTCGACTACTCTGGTGGCAGGCGCCTCTTTAGATCCAACCAAGCGGAACAGGATCAGGACGTGCCAAGCTTTAAACTCTGTCTCGAGCCTGCTGAATTAATAGAGGGTGATGGTAAACAGCAGAATGCATCGGACCCTGTACTCCTTAAAGGCTCTCTGAAGCGTCAAAGATTTCAGATTGTGAAAATTACTCAGAACCAGGATTGTATAAAAGAGGAGGACCGACAGCGTGATGTCATCTTCCAATTGGAGCAAGAAGTTGCAAAGAAAAAGAATCTTATTGAGGAAGAGAAAGCAGTCGTGAATGACTTGCGTGTACAAATGACCAACCTAGAGAAGACTCTTCTTAAGAAGAGCGAAATAGTGAAAAAGGTTGATGACTACGAAACGCAAATCGAAACTTTAAAGAAGCAAAATGCTGAGATAAAGATATTGTACGAGGAGTTACGGCATAAAGATGCCGCTAAGCAGGAGCGGGAATCGCAAGAGGTCGCTGATCTTAAGACATCACTTGCAGAATTGAAGAACAAGGTGTGTGATCTGCAGACAGAGCTTAAAGACCAGTTGAAGCTGATGCAGTTGAAGGACGGCCAAATATCCGAGCTACAAGCGGATATTGAAGAAATGAGCGAGCATTGCTCATCCATGGAGAAGAAGCTTACGGAGTTGGAGGAGGACGCCAATCAAAAGCGCAATCTACTCGATTGCCAAGCGCAGGCGTCATCAGATGATCATCAGCTTCAGGGGAGCGGTGCAAAACTGGAGGACTGCAGCATTAAGAAGCCAATCCAGGAGCAAACCACTCTTATCTTGGAATTCGAAAGCCGAATCGAGCAACTTGAAGAATCACTGAAAAGGGCAAAAGAAGAATTGAGCTTTTTGGAGAAGCGAAAGACAGATGAGATTAACAGCATTCAGCTGGAGTACATGGTGAAAATTGAGACGAGCGAGAATGAAAACCGCTCCAAATTCCGAGCATACTGCCTGGAGTTGGAGGAAAACAAGGAACGGTATGACAGCAGTGTGAAAACTTTGGAGGAGCAACTACTGCAGGCCAGTGAAAAGCTCGCCAGTGTTAAGACTCAGTGTCAGGCGGAATTGGAGGCCATTAAAGGATCTCTTCAAGAAAAGATTACTCAGGCCGAGAAGGACAGAACTGAATTGGTTGCCCTGCACAAGGCAGAGCTGGAAAAAATCAGGGAAACTCTGAAGGAGAAGGAATCTTCTTACAAGGAGAAACTGAGCCAAGCTCTGGAGGAGCAAGAGAGAGGAATTTGTAGACTCGAGGTGATGCGAAACACAATAGCAGAGCTGCTTAAGACAAAATCTGATCAGGAACTGGAGTTCGAGGGAATACAAATGGAAAAGCGCCAGCTTGAGAAACTCTACGACGAAAGCCTGTTGCAGGTAGAAAAACTGCAACGCACTATTGATCAGAAAAGTTCTGAGGCACGGGCAGTTGTTGAGGAACCCAAATTGCTGAAAGCCTCTTCGAACGAGAGCATTAATGAAACGCCGAAAAAGTGCGAGGATTTGGAACTGTTGCGATGGGAGAAAGCAGAACTGCTATCGGAGATCCAGAAAGTCCATACACAGCACTCGAAGACCCTAAAAAAACTTGAGGAAATCGAAGCGGAAATGATTACCCTAACCAGTCAAAAGGAGTTGGAGAGGTGTGAGATTGAGGAAAAGCTTGAGACTTTCAAGTCCAAGGAAGCAGATCTCACAGAAGCTCTGCACTGTGCTCAACTCAAGTTGGATGCCCACGATGAGCTCATGTGCCAGCACGAGCGGCTAAAAGGCTTCCTTTTGGATTCAAATGAGTTGTCGGCAAACCTGCAGAAGAAAGTTGAGCGCTTGGACTCCGAACTGCTTGCTTCACAGAAAGAAATTTCAGACCAAGATTCAGAGATTAAAAAGCTTCGCTCTGAGCTTAAGCACGCTATtgatgcaaatgcaaatgcgagaACGGCACAACTAGATTTGGAAAGCCAGCTAAAGGAGGTAGAGGAGAATTTATCTGCGCAGTTAGTTCAATTTCAACGAGAGATTGCCGATCTTAAAGGTTCAGTGGACGAGCTCCAGCTTAAACTGAAATCTCTGCAAGAAGTAAAAGACAATCTAGAGTCTGGGAATGCAGAGCTTAAAGGTAAGCTAAAACAAGCTCAGGATCTACAAAACATGGTGGATAAGGAGCGAAAGCTTAATGCCTCTCTACGAGATGATTTGGGCAAACTGGAACAAACACAAACTGATCTCGAAGAGCAACTGCGAGTGAAGCAAGCAGAATTCGATCGGCGATCCAAGGAGCTTTCCTTGGAGCTTGATCGAGACCAAATTGGGGAACTGACCAGGGAGTGCGAAAACCTTCGGTGTGAACTG GAAGCTCAAACTAATACTTTTCTGAAGGAAAAGGAAACTTTGAACTTGACCATATCCGATCTGAAACTGAATAAGCAAGAGTTAGAGGAAAAGCTGACCATTCTTAGTGAGAAGGATAAAAGCAATTCTCGGCTTGAAACGGAATTCGCATCGCTGCTAGAGTCCTCAAAGGAAAACCAAGCAGCCATAAAAGCagccaataatttaaatcTCGAATTGCAGAAGAAAGTTCACGATCTCACAAAGGAGTGTGAGATCTTAAGTTCCGACCTG CAATCCAAAGATGAAGCAATCCAAACGCAAAAGGAACTGTTTGATAACTCTGTTTCTGATCTAAAGAAGAAAAATCACACGACGAAGGAAAAGTTGACTACGCTAAACCGGACTCTCAACGAGGATTGCGAAAAGCTCCGTTTAACATTG AAATCAAAGGAAAGCGATTTGAGAAAGAACAAGCAAGAGTTGGAGGAAAAGCTGGCCCTTCTTAATGCGAGTAATGCGAGCAATGACCGACTTTCGTCCCAGTTGGCGTCCAATGAAGGCGCATATAAGTCACTGTGGGAGGAATCGATTGAGCAAAAAGTAACCATGGCAGCGGCCAATAAGAAAAGCCTCGAAATGGAACAGAAGGTTGATAAACTTACGAGGGAGTACGAAGAACTACGATCGACTCTG AAAACCAGGGAAATCAGTTTTCTATCCGAGAAGGAACGCATGGACGACACCATCTCTATTCTGTTAGAAGACAAGCGTAATCTTGAGGAAAAGCTGTGCTCAGTCACCGAGCTCCTGACTAAGCTTCAACATGAACTGACGGCTTCACAAACGCATAAGGTGAATGGCGGCGATGTGTGCTTTGAGTCGAGTGGATCGCCAACTCCAGGAGCTGTTTCGGCATCAAAGAAGCCTCTGGATCGCAATCCTGTTGGCAGCGTGCCAAGG AAGTCCCTTAGCTTTGAGACTGCGGTGCGAAAGAATCGACGGATGACAGCTTACGATGAGCACCGCAAGCAGTCTTGCTGGAATGAGTTTCGTGAATGCGGTACTATGACCGATCCCGTGG ATAGCAATTGCCACTGCTCGCAACAGAGCTGCACACAAAGACTGAGTTCGGACGGGAGCCAAAACATTGAGTTTAAAGATACAAAATCGATGGGAAGACACAAAAATTAA
- the LOC6527258 gene encoding myosin heavy chain, cardiac muscle isoform isoform X2, with protein sequence MEKRESANLGEQLAKSKHMEAELLSVLSEKETTIDSLQLSLKELSRDVLRNSKEDHMRSMCPELESSCERICNKCLELERLLPLADATGVESIACQCDQLRSEIAATRIKLESVQSAFSQAHCEVSQKTTDCERLSRQISTAQDDFGQLQEKYNNLEHKWMSQQLAIENMQADYNAIQQKYLKLLDQYQYLGRTSDEQSQQLQDENTKLQAEIETLKARVEEAQRKLLEASNPDTHSVELTVQNQELKQRLTELQMKFNEIQQNYDCLSNQLMESIQEGDILREELKQRTTSFDLESMKSSGVGTECSDPENDLDCDLLQQFTELSESIQEIEFVDYSGGRRLFRSNQAEQDQDVPSFKLCLEPAELIEGDGKQQNASDPVLLKGSLKRQRFQIVKITQNQDCIKEEDRQRDVIFQLEQEVAKKKNLIEEEKAVVNDLRVQMTNLEKTLLKKSEIVKKVDDYETQIETLKKQNAEIKILYEELRHKDAAKQERESQEVADLKTSLAELKNKVCDLQTELKDQLKLMQLKDGQISELQADIEEMSEHCSSMEKKLTELEEDANQKRNLLDCQAQASSDDHQLQGSGAKLEDCSIKKPIQEQTTLILEFESRIEQLEESLKRAKEELSFLEKRKTDEINSIQLEYMVKIETSENENRSKFRAYCLELEENKERYDSSVKTLEEQLLQASEKLASVKTQCQAELEAIKGSLQEKITQAEKDRTELVALHKAELEKIRETLKEKESSYKEKLSQALEEQERGICRLEVMRNTIAELLKTKSDQELEFEGIQMEKRQLEKLYDESLLQVEKLQRTIDQKSSEARAVVEEPKLLKASSNESINETPKKCEDLELLRWEKAELLSEIQKVHTQHSKTLKKLEEIEAEMITLTSQKELERCEIEEKLETFKSKEADLTEALHCAQLKLDAHDELMCQHERLKGFLLDSNELSANLQKKVERLDSELLASQKEISDQDSEIKKLRSELKHAIDANANARTAQLDLESQLKEVEENLSAQLVQFQREIADLKGSVDELQLKLKSLQEVKDNLESGNAELKGKLKQAQDLQNMVDKERKLNASLRDDLGKLEQTQTDLEEQLRVKQAEFDRRSKELSLELDRDQIGELTRECENLRCELEAQTNTFLKEKETLNLTISDLKLNKQELEEKLTILSEKDKSNSRLETEFASLLESSKENQAAIKAANNLNLELQKKVHDLTKECEILSSDLQSKDEAIQTQKELFDNSVSDLKKKNHTTKEKLTTLNRTLNEDCEKLRLTLKSKESDLRKNKQELEEKLALLNASNASNDRLSSQLASNEGAYKSLWEESIEQKVTMAAANKKSLEMEQKVDKLTREYEELRSTLKTREISFLSEKERMDDTISILLEDKRNLEEKLCSVTELLTKLQHELTASQTHKVNGGDVCFESSGSPTPGAVSASKKPLDRNPVGSVPRKSLSFETAVRKNRRMTAYDEHRKQSCWNEFRECGTMTDPVDSNCHCSQQSCTQRLSSDGSQNIEFKDTKSMGRHKN encoded by the exons ATGGAGAAACGCGAATCAGCGAATCTCGGGGAGCAATTGGCCAAGTCCAAGCACATGGAGGCAGAACTTCTCTCTGTTCTCTCCGAGAAAGAAACGACCATAGACAGCCTGCAACTGTCGCTTAAGGAGCTTTCTCGAGATGTGTTGCGAAACAGCAAGGAGGATCACATGCGATCCATGTGCCCCGAGCTCGAGTCCAGCTGCGAGCGAATATGCAACAAGTGTCTGGAGTTGGAGCGGCTACTGCCCCTAGCGGATGCCACGGGTGTGGAGTCAATCGCCTGCCAGTGCGATCAGCTGCGATCGGAAATTGCTGCCACCCGCATCAAGTTGGAAAGTGTGCAGTCTGCTTTCAGCCAAGCACACTGTGAGGTCTCACAGAAGACCACTGATTGCGAACGCCTCTCCAGACAGATATCCACCGCCCAGGATGATTTTGGTCAACTGCAGGAAAAGTACAACAATCTGGAGCATAAGTGGATGAGTCAACAGCTGGCCATTGAGAACATGCAGGCTGACTACAATGCTATACAGCAAAAGTACCTAAAGCTGCTGGATCAGTACCAGTATCTGGGACGCACATCGGATGAACAGagccagcagctgcaggacGAAAATACGAAACTGCAAGCAGAGATTGAAACTCTGAAGGCGCGAGTGGAGGAAGCCCAGCGCAAGCTTTTGGAAGCTTCCAATCCGGATACTCATTCCGTAGAGTTGACGGTACAAAATCAAGAGCTGAAGCAGCGCCTTACTGAGTTGCAGATGAAATTTAACGAGATCCAGCAGAATTACGACTGTCTATCTAACCAATTGATGGAAAGTATCCAAGAGGGCGATATACTCCGAGAGGAGCTCAAGCAGCGGACAACGAGCTTCGATTTGGAGTCCATGAAGAGTTCGGGTGTAGGCACTGAGTGCAGTGATCCGGAAAACGACTTGGACTGTGATCTGCTGCAGCAATTTACCGAGCTGTCGGAGTCCATCCAAGAGATTGAGTTCGTCGACTACTCTGGTGGCAGGCGCCTCTTTAGATCCAACCAAGCGGAACAGGATCAGGACGTGCCAAGCTTTAAACTCTGTCTCGAGCCTGCTGAATTAATAGAGGGTGATGGTAAACAGCAGAATGCATCGGACCCTGTACTCCTTAAAGGCTCTCTGAAGCGTCAAAGATTTCAGATTGTGAAAATTACTCAGAACCAGGATTGTATAAAAGAGGAGGACCGACAGCGTGATGTCATCTTCCAATTGGAGCAAGAAGTTGCAAAGAAAAAGAATCTTATTGAGGAAGAGAAAGCAGTCGTGAATGACTTGCGTGTACAAATGACCAACCTAGAGAAGACTCTTCTTAAGAAGAGCGAAATAGTGAAAAAGGTTGATGACTACGAAACGCAAATCGAAACTTTAAAGAAGCAAAATGCTGAGATAAAGATATTGTACGAGGAGTTACGGCATAAAGATGCCGCTAAGCAGGAGCGGGAATCGCAAGAGGTCGCTGATCTTAAGACATCACTTGCAGAATTGAAGAACAAGGTGTGTGATCTGCAGACAGAGCTTAAAGACCAGTTGAAGCTGATGCAGTTGAAGGACGGCCAAATATCCGAGCTACAAGCGGATATTGAAGAAATGAGCGAGCATTGCTCATCCATGGAGAAGAAGCTTACGGAGTTGGAGGAGGACGCCAATCAAAAGCGCAATCTACTCGATTGCCAAGCGCAGGCGTCATCAGATGATCATCAGCTTCAGGGGAGCGGTGCAAAACTGGAGGACTGCAGCATTAAGAAGCCAATCCAGGAGCAAACCACTCTTATCTTGGAATTCGAAAGCCGAATCGAGCAACTTGAAGAATCACTGAAAAGGGCAAAAGAAGAATTGAGCTTTTTGGAGAAGCGAAAGACAGATGAGATTAACAGCATTCAGCTGGAGTACATGGTGAAAATTGAGACGAGCGAGAATGAAAACCGCTCCAAATTCCGAGCATACTGCCTGGAGTTGGAGGAAAACAAGGAACGGTATGACAGCAGTGTGAAAACTTTGGAGGAGCAACTACTGCAGGCCAGTGAAAAGCTCGCCAGTGTTAAGACTCAGTGTCAGGCGGAATTGGAGGCCATTAAAGGATCTCTTCAAGAAAAGATTACTCAGGCCGAGAAGGACAGAACTGAATTGGTTGCCCTGCACAAGGCAGAGCTGGAAAAAATCAGGGAAACTCTGAAGGAGAAGGAATCTTCTTACAAGGAGAAACTGAGCCAAGCTCTGGAGGAGCAAGAGAGAGGAATTTGTAGACTCGAGGTGATGCGAAACACAATAGCAGAGCTGCTTAAGACAAAATCTGATCAGGAACTGGAGTTCGAGGGAATACAAATGGAAAAGCGCCAGCTTGAGAAACTCTACGACGAAAGCCTGTTGCAGGTAGAAAAACTGCAACGCACTATTGATCAGAAAAGTTCTGAGGCACGGGCAGTTGTTGAGGAACCCAAATTGCTGAAAGCCTCTTCGAACGAGAGCATTAATGAAACGCCGAAAAAGTGCGAGGATTTGGAACTGTTGCGATGGGAGAAAGCAGAACTGCTATCGGAGATCCAGAAAGTCCATACACAGCACTCGAAGACCCTAAAAAAACTTGAGGAAATCGAAGCGGAAATGATTACCCTAACCAGTCAAAAGGAGTTGGAGAGGTGTGAGATTGAGGAAAAGCTTGAGACTTTCAAGTCCAAGGAAGCAGATCTCACAGAAGCTCTGCACTGTGCTCAACTCAAGTTGGATGCCCACGATGAGCTCATGTGCCAGCACGAGCGGCTAAAAGGCTTCCTTTTGGATTCAAATGAGTTGTCGGCAAACCTGCAGAAGAAAGTTGAGCGCTTGGACTCCGAACTGCTTGCTTCACAGAAAGAAATTTCAGACCAAGATTCAGAGATTAAAAAGCTTCGCTCTGAGCTTAAGCACGCTATtgatgcaaatgcaaatgcgagaACGGCACAACTAGATTTGGAAAGCCAGCTAAAGGAGGTAGAGGAGAATTTATCTGCGCAGTTAGTTCAATTTCAACGAGAGATTGCCGATCTTAAAGGTTCAGTGGACGAGCTCCAGCTTAAACTGAAATCTCTGCAAGAAGTAAAAGACAATCTAGAGTCTGGGAATGCAGAGCTTAAAGGTAAGCTAAAACAAGCTCAGGATCTACAAAACATGGTGGATAAGGAGCGAAAGCTTAATGCCTCTCTACGAGATGATTTGGGCAAACTGGAACAAACACAAACTGATCTCGAAGAGCAACTGCGAGTGAAGCAAGCAGAATTCGATCGGCGATCCAAGGAGCTTTCCTTGGAGCTTGATCGAGACCAAATTGGGGAACTGACCAGGGAGTGCGAAAACCTTCGGTGTGAACTG GAAGCTCAAACTAATACTTTTCTGAAGGAAAAGGAAACTTTGAACTTGACCATATCCGATCTGAAACTGAATAAGCAAGAGTTAGAGGAAAAGCTGACCATTCTTAGTGAGAAGGATAAAAGCAATTCTCGGCTTGAAACGGAATTCGCATCGCTGCTAGAGTCCTCAAAGGAAAACCAAGCAGCCATAAAAGCagccaataatttaaatcTCGAATTGCAGAAGAAAGTTCACGATCTCACAAAGGAGTGTGAGATCTTAAGTTCCGACCTG CAATCCAAAGATGAAGCAATCCAAACGCAAAAGGAACTGTTTGATAACTCTGTTTCTGATCTAAAGAAGAAAAATCACACGACGAAGGAAAAGTTGACTACGCTAAACCGGACTCTCAACGAGGATTGCGAAAAGCTCCGTTTAACATTG AAATCAAAGGAAAGCGATTTGAGAAAGAACAAGCAAGAGTTGGAGGAAAAGCTGGCCCTTCTTAATGCGAGTAATGCGAGCAATGACCGACTTTCGTCCCAGTTGGCGTCCAATGAAGGCGCATATAAGTCACTGTGGGAGGAATCGATTGAGCAAAAAGTAACCATGGCAGCGGCCAATAAGAAAAGCCTCGAAATGGAACAGAAGGTTGATAAACTTACGAGGGAGTACGAAGAACTACGATCGACTCTG AAAACCAGGGAAATCAGTTTTCTATCCGAGAAGGAACGCATGGACGACACCATCTCTATTCTGTTAGAAGACAAGCGTAATCTTGAGGAAAAGCTGTGCTCAGTCACCGAGCTCCTGACTAAGCTTCAACATGAACTGACGGCTTCACAAACGCATAAGGTGAATGGCGGCGATGTGTGCTTTGAGTCGAGTGGATCGCCAACTCCAGGAGCTGTTTCGGCATCAAAGAAGCCTCTGGATCGCAATCCTGTTGGCAGCGTGCCAAGG AAGTCCCTTAGCTTTGAGACTGCGGTGCGAAAGAATCGACGGATGACAGCTTACGATGAGCACCGCAAGCAGTCTTGCTGGAATGAGTTTCGTGAATGCGGTACTATGACCGATCCCGTGG ATAGCAATTGCCACTGCTCGCAACAGAGCTGCACACAAAGACTGAGTTCGGACGGGAGCCAAAACATTGAGTTTAAAGATACAAAATCGATGGGAAGACACAAAAATTAA